The sequence AGGTAGAGATGCTCATATCCGTCGCGCTCGGAAGCCCAAATGATCTCCTGCCCGTCCTCAATGTCGTAACGGAATGTTTTCCCGGTATGCTCCTGGTCTACTAGACGATGGTAGTCAACGAACGTCTTGCTGCCCTCATCAATCAGAGAGCGCACTTTGCCCGTGGCCGCATCCACCTCGACAACGCGATAGAGTTGGTGGCCTCGCTGATTGTACTCGAAGGTGAAGCCGCGACTGTCCTTCCACCACTGCATTGGTGAAAGCTCAAAAGGATCAGGGAAAGAGGAATTCTCGATCGCGATCTCACGCTTGCTGGTAATGTCAAACAGCACGGGTTGGGGTAGCGCCAAGGGATCACCCGGCTTCGGATACGCCATCGCCCAATGCCGCGGTTGAAGCTGGTCCGTCGGCGATGATTCGACATAATGGATCTCTCGTTTGTGGCCCGGACGGATTCGGTAGCCCGCCAGGTAATGCGAGTCTGGAGACCAAGTCAGGGTCGAGAGAGCATAATAGTTGTGTTCAGTTCCGTCCCAGGTCAAAGGGAATTCTTGCAAACCATCGTGGCTGCGCAGGAAGATATTGTAGTTCCTGATATAGACCAGCCATTTTCCATCAGGCGATCCGCTTGTTTTCTGCGGATCATTCTCTGCAGGTGGCGTGTCGTCATAGGGGCTTTCTTGCAAGTCATCGAGCGAGGTGGTCTCGCTTGTACAGGCATAGCTTACAAGATCGCAGCTCCAGCTGGTGTTCTCGACTCGGAAGGTAATCCTATTATCCGCCAATTCGAAACGATCGAAAGGTAAATTGTCCGAACTATACTCCTCGTGAGCCGCCTTGTTCAGCCCGACCGCGAGGCGGGCCTGATCGAAAGCCGGCCGCCTCTTGGCAGTGCCTGCATCCACGAGGATAAACTGGTGCTTGCCTTTGTTCGTTCGCCGGTAGACAAACGCTTCACCATCCGAAACCCAGAACGGCTCGCCCGGGACGTTGACAGTCAACTTGGCATAGTGATCGCGGACCATGAGCGCTCGCTTGTAATCGGATAGCAGCAGTTTGTCGTTCGCGACCTTATCGCTTAGACTATTCACGCCCCCCTCCTGCTGAGCCAACAAGGCAATCGTCAAAGCGACGAACCTAAACATGATTTTGGTATTCCTGTTTGAGACACGATAGCAGTGCTTGTGCAGGCCGACAGATCCGCTGTGCCGGTATATTCATAGCACCTCAGCTGTATCCATCTTCCCACACACTGCAGAAATGATGCCAGCCGCGCACCACGCGGTGACAGCTTGTTTTCCGATCGGGGTGTCGTCTAAACCACGGGAACAGTGGATCAAGTAACACACCCGTCCTAGATCGAACAACGCGGCCGCTGACCTGATGGCGCAGCAATGGTCCGACCGCAAACCGGGAAGGATTGACGCGGACGATGTGGATGCGCACCAGCGGCCTCATGCGATCGGCGCTATACGCCACAAATCCCGAGCGGAGATGCAGGCGGTAAGGCCCAGCAGGTGTATCCGTTGATGACACCATCGCGCCTAATACCTACTGGGCACAGCCTTTCCGCGGATATGTCTCTCTTCCTGGGACGCGGTCTTCGGCGCCGACCGATAACGGCGGTCTTGCGCATATCTCCGCTATCTAGGCTTCCGCGATCCGTATTGACGGAGCGCTTCCGCTATCAGCCATCGGATGGGACATTGGGCTTCACCGCCCTGTTGGGACTGCGGCAGGTCTGAAGATCGGCGATGCGGAGTGGATTGATGCTTAGCAAGGAGCACGATCGCAGCCGCAGCACTGACCGGCTAAAGATTTCTGTGTCCGATTGTCAGCTTTCAGCCAAGCGGCTTTGATTCGGCACGTCCCTTGCTTCATTCGTTGGCGAGCATCACGGATCGCGTGTAGAGGGGTGGCTGATGCGGAATGTCGACCAGTCGGCGTATCGCCATGAGCATCGTGTTTGCGAGCTCACTATGAGGCAACATAAAGCAACGTCTCAGGCGACTCACGCCGCGTTGGCTTGGCATTCTCGCCTTGCCGTGATGCTGACGGCCATTTGTCTTAAATTGCCGACGTGGCCACACGATCGGTTGCCTAGTTCAACTCCGTTCGGTGCCCTTTTGGCTGTGACCTCTTGGCTCGCCAATTATGAGAAGCGGTTTTCCTGATGAGGTTCAGGGGTCGTGTTGATAGACCTGCTTGCTTACGCTCGATGCGACGAGAAAGGACGTGGACATTGATGCTCGATCTGCTCAGCAGGAAGAATGCCATAGCCCGACACCCTGCGAATGCGAGGGGGCGGCCTTCCGGGAGCAGTTTGGCATGAGCGGTTAGAGTGGGAGCTCAGCTCAGCGCGAGAACCTTCAGGTAGTACGTGATGATCCAAAATACCGAGATGAAGGCACCGTTTGAGACGACCATAACGATCGGCTCCCTTAGCCGAATGTTAGTGACCATGTACTTTTTGAAAATGCTCACCGTCGTGCTTTCTCTCGTAGCAGGTATCGACGCAGCCATGGCAGAACACCCGGGCTATCGGGGTGGCTGCTCCGGGATTCTGGTTGATTCTCCGTTGCTTCTGGCTGATAAGTTCCGATCGGAAGGCCATGCTCTCGATCTCTAAGTGACGGCTAGCCGACACCACGGGAGCGCTTGGCGCAGAGTGCGGATCTGTTCGACTTTGATGCGCGCGCATCGTGCAGCGTTGAGCGCTGTCACTGCTCCAGCGACCTCCGCTCTGCGACATCGATCGATGGGGAAGAAGAATACTAACGAGGAGTCAAACTGACTTGCTGAAGTCGTCAAAGACACGCGAGCAGACAGATGCGCCTGGAGCGGCTACGTTCGCTACTGCAGGAAACTTTCCGCACACGGTCCGGCCTCCGTACTGAGACGCCTATTGGTTTGACGCAGCTGATGCCAGTCTCTGAGTGATCTCATAGCTTCACGCCATCAGGGCGTGTCAATTGGCTTCATTTGTAATGGCGTTAAACCCGAACCGCGCTGCCTTTGGTCCACAGGTCTTTAACTCCACTGACCAACACTGACTGCTCCATATCGTCGCTCCAGACGGTCCGCCAAATCAGGGAGCTCGATATCGAGCCCAGCAACAAGCCGAAACATCAGCAGTTGATCCCAAAAACCGACACGCAGTCTAGAAGCGAGAAAGTTGCAGTCTCAAGATTATGGCGAGTTGCTCCACTCGACATCATCTTCGGCAAACGGAGGGAGGGTTGGGATTGCTGAGGAGCCTGCTTGGCCGACCAAATACATCGGCCTGATCTCGGCTTTAGCCGTTCGCAATCGCATGGAGCCAGTTATGGTCCGCCTCCTGCCGCTCTTTGAATCGGAGCACGCATTTCTTGGAGCATAGCGCCATTCGCCAGTGATAATACCGTACGAGCCCAAATCTCCGACCGCAGATTGCGCAGCACTTTACTGTGCAACGCTGGGAAGTATAGGATCGATCGTGCATTCTCGCCTCCTGCTAGCGTTACCTGGATTCCTCATTCATGTCTTCCAGAGCTGACTGCGGTTCGACTGCAAAGTCTCGCGACGTACGGCCGCCGCAAGCGTCCGACTCCGACGCATCCTCCCTTGGCGGAATCAGCAAATTAAATTTGTGCCTCACCGACACCGGGGATAGTAAGGATAGTTCGATTTCAATTCATGCGATGAACTGCGCATCGACTGCGAAATCCCGCATCCTGCGCGGCATTCTCGCCTCAAATCAACAGATCCAGGCTGTTTGGAGCGGTTACAGCTGCGTTGCCTTGCGTTTTCGCCGTCTCGTTCAAAGCGAGCGACGCCCCTGTTTCCGCCCGCAGTTGGCGTCAAGCGGGCTATGAGCCGGGTGAGACATGGACGTCACGGCTATTTGGCGGGACGATGGCGCCTCCTGATCTTCTGAAAAGCGAGCAGCGTAAATCAAATGCTGACAGGCGCACCTCGTTTGCATCGGATGACAGGACAGAATGGGCGAGCCGGCGATCGACCAGCCGAACGGAAGTCATGCTCTGAGCTCAAACGATTCCGTTGGAATGTGAGTGATAAGCTGAAACCATTCAGCTGGTTGTGCCCTTCCATCAGTTCTGCCTCGAAAACTGTGAGAAGGTAGAAGCGCAAGTGACGAGCGTATGTCGGTCACGCCGGCGAGTTCACCTCGATCCAATGCTCGCACTACAAGTCAACTTCTGGCTTCAGGACGATGTTGTCGATCAGGCGGGTCGCGCCCACATAGGCGCGGCGCAAAGAGCTGCGAGACGACTCAACGGGCTCGCGGCCGGCTTGCGCGTGTCGGCATCGACGAGCTCGACGTACTGTACGCGATCGATTTCATCCAAGTGCCTCCTTACGATTGCTACGAGTGCCCCAACATTGCGCTCACCTACCTGAAATTCTGCCTCTGCAGCGAACAGCCTGCGGTTGATGGCAAGGGCGCAGACGTTCTTCCTCGTCGAGGTACCGGTTACGACTGCTCATCGCGAGCCCATCCGGTTCCCGCACGGTTGGCATCACGGTCATAATCTCGACCGGAAGATTGAGATCAGCTACCGCTCGACGCACGACGGCGCATTGCTGAAAGTCCTTCTCCCCGAAAAAATGCGAACGTCCGGCCGCAGCAAATTGAGCGGCTTGCAGACCACCGTCGCCACCACGAAAGCGCCAGGGCCTGAAAACTCCACACAGCGAATTTGCAAGCTCACCGGGCTCAACGAAGGTGTCAAGATGAGCCGGATAGAGCTCTTGTACATCTGGGGCAAAGACGATCGCAACGCCAGCTTCGCGGCACAGTGTTTCATCACGCGATAAGTCGCGCTGGTAAGCGGCGATTGCCTCGCTTGGTCCGAATTGGGTTGGATTAACGAATATACTTGCGACTGTCACATCGCAATGCGCCTCGCTTGCTTTGACGAGCGCCAGATGTCCTTCGTGCAGATAGCCCATTGTTGGTACAATCCGACGCGCTTGTGTGCGAGAACCTGACGGAGCTCGCAGACTCTAGTAATTGTTTGCATGTTGAGCTTTAGGTTGGGTTGGAAGGCGTCCAATTTGCGATCATATCGTCTAGACCTTCAGGAAGCCGATACGACTCTCCGGGTGCCGGGAAGGCACCGTTGCGGACGTCCGCGGCCCAGCTAGACAACGCCTCCTTTAACAGATGGAATCCATCTGCATAGGCGCGAACGAATTTGGGGCGGCGGCCTTCAGTCAAGCCCAGCACATCGTGAAGAACGAGCACCTGGCCTGAACAATCAGGACCTGCTCCGATTCCAATGGTCGGAATTGTCAGAAATTTTGTCGCTCGTGCAGCGAGCTCGGCCGGAATTCCCTCCAGGACTAGAGCAAAGCAACCAGCCTGCTGCAGACGCTGGGCATCATCGAGCAGGCGCAAAGCGTCGTCGGCTGTCCGCCCCTGGACCTTGAAACCTCCCATCACATTGACGCTTTGGGGGGTGAGGCCTAGATGGCCCATGACAGGAATCTCGCAATCGACCAAGGCGCGCACCATCTCCGCACGCTTGGCTCCCCCCTCCAATTTGACGGCATCTGCCCCACGCTGAAGGAAACCGCCCGCGTTGCGTACCGCTTCCTCTCGGCTGAGATGAAAACTAAGATAGGGCATATCGGCCACGAGTAAGGCTTGAGGCCTTGTGCGCGCAACCGCCTCAAGATGATGATTCATCATCGCCACGCTGACCGATAGCGTGTTTTCGAATCCGAGGCAGACATTGCCGACGCTGTCGCCGACTAGGATGATATCTGCGACGCTGTCGGCAATGCGTGCTGTGACGGCGTCGTAAGCGGTTGTCATTACGACACGCCGGCCCTCGCGTTTCCAGCGCGTCAAGGTTGGGATCGTAGTGCGTTCAGTAGGCGGCTCCGAATATTTACTCATCTCAGATCCCGGTCGGCTGGTGCGCATCCCTCGTCTCACGCTTCGTAAAGAAGGCAACGGGATACTGTCAACGGTGACATCAAACAATCTTGCACATCAACTTAGTGGCGCAGTCGGTACACACCGGATGGCACGCATCGCAGTTTTCAGTACTTGCGATCCTTGACTCGTCAGCTCACGAACGTCCTGCGGTCCACTTGCCATAGAGGGCAATGAGTTACATAGCTGAACTTGGCGCCTCTAATGCTGTGCAGAGATGCGGAGCGGTTGTAGTACAACACCCGTGACCATCATGAACTAAACAGCGGGATCGAGAGCGGAATTCGCCAGACGCGCGGCAAGGTCGTTAAAAGCGATACCGGCCGCCCCCCTTTTCGCTCAGCGCTGCAAGTTCCTGCATGTTGGTTCCGTCCAGTGACCGGCCGGCAAGACAGCCTATCACCACTTTCTCGCGGTAAACTGGCCGCGCAGGACAAATAATGCGCAAGTTCGGTGAATTTCGGCGCAATGGCGCAGGAAACGCTCCGCCAGATGAATATGACGCTTTAGGCGGGTAGCCGGCACATCGCATCTGGCCAGCGCCTCACGCACAAGCTGGACGGCCAGCGCCGCCCAGGAGAAGACAGGTTGGCCACGCCTGTGGTTGAGGCGACGCTGCGCAAGCATCGTGAGTGTTGGAACGCTCGGTTTACGTCGGATCGGGAACGCAATGAAATCTAAAGGGGGCGCGTGGTAACAGCAGTGGCTCTGTCTAATCTGCACCAAAGGGCTGCGGGCACGACGTGCGGTAGGCGTACCTTCAGGCTAGCACATCGGCGGCTTCCCTGATAGCAGCGTAGACTTGATCAAGATCAACTGCCGTAACGCAATAGGGCGGCATCACGTAAATCGTATTGCCGAGCGGCCGCAGCAGCAAATCTCGTTCTCTGAAGAACGCTTGAAGCTTCGGCCCGACCTTGGAGGGATAATCCGATTCGCTCGTTATCAGATCGAGTGCGGCAATCGTGCCGAGGCGTCGAACGTTCCGAAATCGGCATCTGCACGGAATGAGGCAATTGCCTGCTCTTGCATCATGTACGCTTCATCACTCTCAGT comes from Bradyrhizobium sp. CCGE-LA001 and encodes:
- a CDS encoding pantoate--beta-alanine ligase, whose product is MGYLHEGHLALVKASEAHCDVTVASIFVNPTQFGPSEAIAAYQRDLSRDETLCREAGVAIVFAPDVQELYPAHLDTFVEPGELANSLCGVFRPWRFRGGDGGLQAAQFAAAGRSHFFGEKDFQQCAVVRRAVADLNLPVEIMTVMPTVREPDGLAMSSRNRYLDEEERLRPCHQPQAVRCRGRISGR
- the panB gene encoding 3-methyl-2-oxobutanoate hydroxymethyltransferase encodes the protein MSKYSEPPTERTTIPTLTRWKREGRRVVMTTAYDAVTARIADSVADIILVGDSVGNVCLGFENTLSVSVAMMNHHLEAVARTRPQALLVADMPYLSFHLSREEAVRNAGGFLQRGADAVKLEGGAKRAEMVRALVDCEIPVMGHLGLTPQSVNVMGGFKVQGRTADDALRLLDDAQRLQQAGCFALVLEGIPAELAARATKFLTIPTIGIGAGPDCSGQVLVLHDVLGLTEGRRPKFVRAYADGFHLLKEALSSWAADVRNGAFPAPGESYRLPEGLDDMIANWTPSNPT